Proteins encoded by one window of Arachis ipaensis cultivar K30076 chromosome B04, Araip1.1, whole genome shotgun sequence:
- the LOC107637691 gene encoding putative clathrin assembly protein At4g25940, with amino-acid sequence MEKHYFSCSTLVQHVCNIKMMKWQVAIKTLIVMHRLLREGDPTFREELLNYTRRGHFLQISNFKDDTTPQAWDCSAWVRTYALFLQERLECFRTLKYDIETERFVKSPTSSAKPLTRTRSLGAAELLEQLPALQQLLQRLIGCQPEGCAYGNYLVQYALALVLKESFKIYCSLNDGIINLVDVFFDMERHNAVRALKIYKRAGQQAEHLAQFYEYCKGLEIARNFQFPCLRQPPPSFLATMEEYIGEAPQTSSVHQRLEYREADLSPSREDPPETDEPEEPQETEGEEENEEEPVVNGEPNPVEVEEAAPLISNNWIDDDLLGLREINPQAVELEERNALALAIVQPGGNNSNNLALNNIGDTTGWELALVTAQSNHTSQAPDRNMAGGFDKLLLDSLYEDENARRQLQLQNAGYGYGGNGMAIQNPFENDNDPFAVSNNIAPPTSVQLALQQQQQQTLFQQQQNNNMMMTPYQQQPYYNPFGDPLPVPNYAYGSTPAQGNYNLM; translated from the exons ATGGAAAAAcattatttttcttgttcaaCTTTGGTTCAGCATGTTTGTAACATAAAAATGATGAAATGGCAGGTTGCTATAAAGACATTGATAGTGATGCATAGGTTATTGAGAGAGGGTGATCCTACTTTCAGAGAAGAGCTCCTAAACTACACACGCAGGGGACACTTTCTCCAAATATCCAATTTCAAAGATGACACCACTCCtcaag CTTGGGATTGTTCTGCATGGGTTCGAACCTATGCACTTTTTCTACAAGAAAGACTTGAATGCTTTAGAACACTCAAATACGACATTGAAACAGAGCGTTTCGTAAAATCACCAACTTCTTCAGCTAAA CCACTTACAAGAACTCGGTCTTTGGGTGCTGCAGAATTGTTGGAGCAGTTACCTGCATTGCAGCAACTCCTGCAACGCCTTATAGGTTGCCAG CCTGAAGGATGCGCTTATGGAAATTATCTTGTACAATATGCATTGGCCCTG GTATTGAAAGAGAGCTTCAAAATATATTGTTCATTGAATGATGGAATCATCAATCTTGTGGATGTG TTCTTTGATATGGAAAGACATAACGCAGTGAGGGCTCTGAAAATTTATAAAAGAGCTGGCCAACAG GCTGAGCATCTTGCTCAGTTTTATGAATACTGCAAAGGGTTGGAGATTGCAAGGAATTTCCAATTTCCATGTCTAAGACAG CCACCCCCCTCTTTCCTTGCAACAATGGAAGAATACATTGGAGAAGCACCACAAACTAGCTCTGTTCATCAAAGACTG GAATATCGTGAAGCTGATCTATCACCTTCTAGAGAAGATCCTCCAGAAACCGACGAGCCCGAAGAGCCTCAAGAAactgaaggagaagaagagaatgaGGAAGAACCAGTTGTCAACGGAGAGCCAAATCCTGTGGAAGTGGAAGAGGCTGCTCCGCTGATATCGAATAATTGGATCGATGATGACTTGCTg GGTCTGCGTGAAATAAACCCTCAAGCTGTTGAACTTGAAGAAAGAAATGCTTTGGCCCTTGCAATTGTACAACCTGGTG GAAATAATTCAAACAATCTTGCTTTGAACAACATTGGTGACACTACTGGTTGGGAACTAGCACTGGTTACAGCACAAAGCAACCATACTAGCCAAGCGCCAGATCGAAATATG GCTGGTGGATTTGACAAGTTATTACTAGATAGTTTATATGAAGATGAGAATGCAAGAAGACAACTCCAGCTCCAAAATGCAGGTTATGGATATGGTGGAAATGGAATGGCCATACAAAACCCATTTGAAAATGATAATGATCCATTTGCAGTGTCCAACAACATAGCACCCCCAACCAGTGTTCAATTGGCATtgcaacaacagcaacaacaaacgCTGTTCCAACAACAACAGAACAATAACATGATGATGACGCCTTACCAGCAGCAACCATATTACAATCCATTTGGAGACCCTTTACCAGTGCCTAACTATGCATATGGTTCTACACCAGCACAGGGAAATTATAATTTAATGTAG